A single region of the Fusarium fujikuroi IMI 58289 draft genome, chromosome FFUJ_chr05 genome encodes:
- a CDS encoding related to fluG protein — protein sequence MAALKIETEEALWQVIHATPIIDHHAHPLLKLSAIRKHPLLCIATEAYGDAIEDSKTSLAHLRAVKVLANRLGTDTTWEAVEAAVARKQKGNYDEWIKTCMSGIENILVDDLLGDPADVEPYHTLNAYTRSPNKRILRIEEVAASCIEKACGQFSHPSEAFSGSVENFMNAIYDALDDSEIVAFKSVICYRTGLVVTQVTDLEIIMQQFQLIFDTRKEDGAQPFERLDHEPLNDYFLHILAGLIQNSEDEHKKPIQFHTGLGDNDITLSKSSPAHLQEFIKTYPDVPIVLLHASYPFTRELGYLANVYSNVYADIGEVFPFISREGQEGVVRQILELCPVSKILWSTDGHYFPETYIIAVDQLREVLQTVLADYVHKRDMTWTQAAQLVQDILFNNANKLYDLKLEFKPLPPDSSQGLESSEQTHVATLARFLKNKEEPRFLRVTWTDFIAMSRARAIPMRRVWSMLRNGEDFTLGVTKAGLGIDQRDSPVPSITPTGEYRLHPDLSSLRIGPRKGHISVMGDFKEKDGTPVPFCTRTLLKKTLKQAAEQGLEFTLGFEIELVLFRRGNENRFEPLDSDGHMWSVTRALDHESVIEVLEDAVEQLDAAGVYIELMHPESANGQYEFVLPKASALEAVDTLLYTREVISSCAAAKGYRMTLHPKPYAMSCGTAAHMHMSISSPIGSDKQVYEPFYAGVLKHLRAIAAFTYSSMISYERVVDGCWAGGTWVTWGTQNREVPLRKIEGSHWEIKCIDGLANPYLSLAAILLAGTKGVADEEELVWKDCAKDPALLSSVEREELNMGARLPRSIQEALAALGEDEELTKLLGPEVVERFIDIKKAETTILEEMGVDERRQWVMERY from the coding sequence ATGGCGGCCCTAAAAATCGagacagaagaagctctttgGCAGGTCATTCATGCAACACCCATTATTGATCATCATGCCCACCCTCTTCTGAAGCTGAGTGCTATAAGAAAACATCCTCTCCTATGCATCGCTACCGAGGCCTACGGAGATGCCATTGAAGACTCAAAGACAAGTTTGGCACATCTTCGTGCTGTCAAGGTTCTTGCCAACCGCCTAGGCACCGACACAACTTGGGAAGCCGTCGAGGCTGCTGTCGCCAGAAAGCAAAAGGGAAACTATGATGAATGGATAAAGACGTGCATGTCAGGCATCGAAAATATCTTGGTCGATGACCTTCTGGGCGACCCGGCTGATGTTGAGCCTTACCACACGCTCAATGCATATACAAGAAGCCCCAACAAGCGCATCCTTCGAATCGAAGAGGTCGCAGCGAGCTGTATCGAGAAGGCCTGTGGTCAGTTTTCACACCCTTCAGAGGCATTCTCAGGATCTGTAGAGAATTTCATGAACGCCATCTATGATGCTCTCGATGACTCGGAAATTGTTGCCTTCAAATCTGTTATCTGCTACCGAACAGGCCTCGTCGTCACTCAAGTCACTGACCTCGAGATTATAATGCAACAGTTCCAGCTTATCTTTGACACCAGGAAAGAAGACGGTGCTCAGCCGTTTGAGAGACTTGACCATGAGCCGCTCAACGATTACTTCCTGCACATTCTGGCGGGCTTGATCCAGAACAGTGAGGATGAGCACAAGAAACCTATCCAGTTCCACACTGGTCTTGGAGACAACGATATCACACTATCCAAGTCGTCGCCCGCACATCTACAGGAGTTCATCAAAACATACCCAGATGTGCCAATTGTTCTTCTACATGCCAGTTATCCTTTCACTCGTGAACTGGGATACTTGGCGAATGTTTACAGTAATGTCTACGCTGACATTGGCGAAGTATTCCCCTTTATCAGCCGCGAGGGACAAGAAGGTGTAGTCCGACAAATCCTAGAACTCTGTCCAGTATCAAAGATTCTCTGGAGCACCGACGGACATTACTTCCCGGAGACTTACATCATAGCCGTGGATCAGCTCCGGGAGGTGCTGCAGACCGTGCTTGCGGATTATGTCCACAAGAGAGATATGACCTGGACACAGGCAGCTCAATTAGTCCAAGacatcctcttcaacaacGCCAACAAGCTATACGATCTGAAGCTAGAATTCAAGCCATTGCCGCCAGACTCGAGTCAGGGTCTGGAGTCTTCTGAGCAAACGCACGTTGCGACACTGGCTAGATTCCTCAAGAATAAGGAAGAACCGAGATTTTTGCGGGTGACTTGGACTGACTTCATCGCAATGTCCCGGGCAAGAGCAATTCCTATGCGCCGCGTCTGGTCTATGCTGCGAAACGGCGAAGACTTTACACTGGGCGTGACAAAGGCTGGTCTTGGAATCGACCAGAGAGATTCGCCAGTGCCTAGTATCACACCAACAGGAGAGTATAGGTTGCACCCCGATCTGAGCAGCCTTCGAATTGGTCCCCGTAAGGGGCATATCAGTGTCATGGGTGACTTCAAAGAAAAGGACGGCACGCCAGTGCCCTTCTGTACACGGACCCTCCTAAAGAAGACACTCAAGCAGGCAGCTGAACAGGGACTCGAGTTCACGCTCGGATTTGAGATCGAGCTTGTGCTTTTCCGCCGCGGTAATGAGAACAGGTTCGAACCACTCGATAGCGATGGACACATGTGGTCGGTCACTCGGGCTCTGGACCATGAATCGGTGattgaggttcttgaagatgcCGTTGAACAGCTCGATGCTGCTGGTGTATATATTGAGTTGATGCACCCCGAGAGTGCCAATGGGCAGTACGAGTTTGTTCTGCCCAAGGCATCGGCGCTCGAGGCAGTTGACACGCTCCTCTACACCAGGGAAGTCATCAGCAGCTGCGCTGCAGCAAAGGGATACCGCATGACGCTTCACCCTAAGCCATATGCCATGTCTTGCGGAACAGCAGCGCATATGCACATGTCTATTTCATCACCTATCGGATCGGATAAGCAAGTCTACGAACCCTTCTACGCAGGCGTCCTGAAGCATCTCCGAGCCATTGCGGCGTTTACATACAGCAGCATGATCAGTTATGAACGTGTTGTAGACGGCTGCTGGGCCGGCGGGACTTGGGTAACATGGGGTACCCAGAACCGTGAAGTGCCACTACGTAAGATCGAGGGTAGTCATTGGGAGATCAAGTGTATCGATGGACTTGCTAATCCCTACTTATCGCTTGCGGCGATCCTATTAGCGGGCACAAAGGGCGTTgctgacgaggaagagctggTCTGGAAAGACTGTGCCAAGGACCCTGCATTGCTGTCTTCGGTAGAGAGAGAAGAGCTCAACATGGGTGCAAGGTTGCCCAGAAGCATACAAGAGGCGCTTGCGGCGCTGGgcgaagacgaagagctGACCAAACTACTTGGACCCGAAGTTGTTGAGAGATTCATCGATATCAAGAAGGCAGAGACAACTATTCTGGAGGAGATGGGAGTGGATGAGCGGAGACAGTGGGTTATGGAGCGATACTGA